Proteins from one Setaria italica strain Yugu1 chromosome V, Setaria_italica_v2.0, whole genome shotgun sequence genomic window:
- the LOC111257451 gene encoding uncharacterized protein LOC111257451: MAERRQLALSLAAKTKASPAGTATVASSVPPEQLPATVENERARRRHMSRLYAELGALLPDLPPRAPKTRILEEAIAYVGALRGTVAELEARGPFAGAGRLTAADGGGAGGGEVLAAGKASCFAARMPAARRPGALTRVLEVFRRHGVPVLAATVTINDGEAAVTVTTAAVAPSVVEGIKADISISIA, encoded by the exons ATGGCCGAGCGTCGCCAGCTGGCTCTGTCTCTGGCCGCCAAAACCAAGGCCTCGCCGGCAgggacggcgacggtggcgtcGTCGGTGCCCCCGGAGCAGCTGCCGGCGACGGTGGAGAacgagcgcgcgcgccgccgccacatgTCCAGGCTTTACGCCGAGCTGGGCGCGCTGCTCCCGGACCTGCCCCCTCGG GCGCCCAAGACGAGGATCCTGGAGGAGGCGATCGCGTACGTGGGGGCGCTGCGGGGCACGGTGGCGGAGCTCGAGGCGCGCGGCCCGTTCGCGGGGGCAGGGCGGCTGACCGCGGccgacggaggcggcgccggcgggggcgaggtgCTCGCGGCCGGGAAGGCGTCGTGCTTCGCCGCCCGGATGCCTGCGGCGCGGCGACCGGGCGCGCTGACGCGCGTGCTGGAGGTGTTCCGCAGGCACGGGGTGCCCGTCCTGGCGGCCACGGTGACCATCAACGACGGGGAGGCCGCGGTCACGGTCACCACGGCGGCAGTGGCGCCGAGCGTTGTGGAGGGGATCAAGGCAGATATCAGCATTAGCATTGCGTGA